One Streptococcus sp. zg-86 DNA window includes the following coding sequences:
- a CDS encoding helicase BlpT: protein MDTHILEEAYSLINELEKIFQRTSHQSNYDTIRFQENIQEIVTVLKNRTVVDNQLLIALEKFYQRTSLLMGISSLDVTEDLKQAWRRYDQFHYDQVKPVLKVYGPIGML from the coding sequence ATGGATACACATATACTAGAAGAAGCCTATTCTTTGATCAATGAACTAGAGAAGATTTTTCAACGAACCTCTCACCAATCGAACTATGACACGATACGATTTCAAGAGAATATACAGGAAATCGTGACAGTATTGAAGAATCGTACAGTCGTGGATAATCAGCTTCTAATAGCTCTTGAAAAATTTTACCAACGAACCAGCTTGTTGATGGGCATTAGTTCCTTAGATGTGACAGAAGACTTGAAACAGGCTTGGCGACGGTATGATCAATTTCATTACGACCAAGTCAAGCCAGTTTTAAAAGTATACGGCCCGATAGGTATGTTATAA
- a CDS encoding sensor histidine kinase: MIVGLQVMVVVTLMLMELILFSRISGRKLRWYEVLLGMAIRVIVVNGILFLNYLLKDNWGNYYIAIFVDFFLLSYLFLRPLSKTLLIFYSLLPMTLLDLFSDSLSFGAYAFEIEDVLAKGNNLGVGIERVIAIVLLLLFLHYFHYDFSKLRRIFFSIRDKKFLYLVNWLMACYYGTTQLLLYMETGQAADVLVIRQFILIFYLLIFMSLIAQLDKNIRETLKEKLDFQKELQLQHLEQYSQQVEGLYREVRGFRHDYTNLLTTLQVGIEENNLTLVKEIYDTVLKDSSKHLRHPKYDMGRLVQIDNNALKSLLASKIAQATEHHVAVSLEVPEVIRPKGMELVDFITIVAILCDNAYEAALETETAIIRLSYFTLEQKQVFIIENSTQQESVDISSLYQFEASSKGEHRGIGLYTVLKILEHYPGVSLQTRSQHHTFCQVLEIQLVDE, encoded by the coding sequence ATGATTGTTGGACTACAGGTAATGGTTGTCGTAACTCTTATGCTAATGGAGTTGATCTTATTTTCTAGGATAAGCGGCCGAAAATTGCGCTGGTATGAGGTTCTTCTTGGCATGGCGATTAGAGTTATCGTTGTGAATGGAATACTTTTCTTAAACTACCTTTTAAAGGACAACTGGGGAAACTACTATATAGCCATCTTCGTCGATTTTTTTCTCTTATCTTATTTATTCCTCAGACCTTTATCCAAAACCCTGCTGATTTTCTATAGCCTCCTGCCTATGACCTTGCTCGATTTGTTTAGCGACTCCCTCTCCTTTGGTGCCTATGCGTTTGAAATAGAGGATGTTCTTGCAAAGGGGAACAATTTGGGAGTAGGGATAGAACGGGTGATTGCGATTGTCTTACTTCTTTTGTTTTTGCACTACTTTCACTATGATTTCTCAAAGTTAAGGCGCATCTTCTTTAGCATCCGTGATAAGAAATTCCTTTATCTCGTCAATTGGCTTATGGCTTGTTATTATGGAACAACTCAGCTTCTCTTGTATATGGAAACAGGGCAAGCGGCGGATGTCCTTGTCATTCGTCAGTTTATATTGATTTTTTACCTCCTCATATTTATGAGTCTAATTGCACAACTGGACAAAAATATCCGAGAGACCTTAAAAGAAAAGCTAGATTTTCAAAAGGAGTTGCAACTTCAACATCTAGAACAGTATAGTCAACAGGTGGAGGGATTGTACCGTGAAGTCAGGGGATTTCGCCATGACTATACCAATCTGCTCACAACGCTTCAAGTAGGGATAGAGGAAAATAATCTCACCTTGGTCAAGGAAATCTATGATACAGTGCTGAAAGATTCCAGTAAGCACCTCCGACATCCTAAGTATGACATGGGACGGTTGGTGCAGATTGACAATAATGCGCTCAAGAGTTTGCTGGCCTCAAAAATAGCGCAAGCGACAGAACATCACGTTGCTGTTTCTCTTGAGGTGCCGGAGGTCATCAGGCCAAAAGGGATGGAGTTGGTGGACTTTATTACGATTGTTGCTATTTTATGCGATAATGCCTATGAAGCTGCCCTAGAGACAGAAACAGCTATCATTCGTCTTTCGTACTTTACGCTGGAACAAAAGCAGGTATTTATCATTGAAAATAGTACGCAACAAGAATCTGTGGACATTTCTTCCTTGTATCAGTTTGAAGCTAGTTCAAAGGGGGAACATCGAGGGATTGGCCTCTATACGGTTCTGAAAATCTTGGAACATTATCCAGGAGTGTCGCTCCAGACAAGAAGTCAACACCATACGTTTTGTCAGGTACTTGAAATACAGCTGGTAGATGAGTAA
- a CDS encoding response regulator transcription factor: protein MNIFILEDDVVQQSRMEEVVAGLIAQHHLSVKRLEVFGKPEQLLAAVEEKGRHQLFFLDIEIREEEKKGLEVAREIRQLDPYAMIVFVTTHSEWMPLAFRYQVSALDYIAKNLPSDEWLARIEKVLLYADEQVTKTVAEDAFYYQSKYAQIQVPFQDILYLETSPRPHRVILYTEKDRTEFTASLAEVLQQEPRLLACHRSFVVNPANVVKIDKHEKILYFRNGSSCWIARSKLETVLATIEQLHKGSGL, encoded by the coding sequence ATGAATATTTTTATACTGGAAGATGATGTTGTTCAACAATCTCGAATGGAAGAAGTCGTAGCGGGTCTTATAGCCCAGCACCACTTATCGGTCAAGCGGCTAGAGGTGTTTGGTAAGCCAGAACAATTGCTAGCAGCAGTAGAGGAAAAGGGACGTCATCAGCTTTTCTTTTTAGATATTGAAATCAGAGAGGAAGAAAAAAAGGGACTCGAAGTGGCGCGTGAGATTCGTCAGCTCGATCCCTATGCGATGATTGTCTTTGTGACCACTCATTCTGAATGGATGCCCTTGGCTTTTCGCTACCAAGTGTCTGCTCTTGACTATATCGCCAAGAATCTCCCTTCTGATGAATGGCTAGCTCGAATCGAGAAAGTGCTTCTATATGCAGATGAGCAAGTGACAAAGACAGTGGCGGAGGATGCTTTTTATTATCAGTCCAAGTATGCGCAGATTCAGGTTCCGTTTCAGGACATCCTGTATTTAGAAACCTCCCCTCGCCCGCATCGTGTCATTTTGTATACGGAAAAGGATCGCACAGAGTTTACCGCTAGTTTAGCAGAAGTCTTGCAACAGGAACCAAGGCTCCTTGCCTGTCATCGTTCCTTTGTCGTCAATCCAGCCAATGTTGTCAAAATTGATAAGCATGAAAAAATTCTCTATTTTCGCAATGGCTCTAGTTGTTGGATTGCAAGAAGTAAGTTAGAGACGGTACTAGCTACGATTGAACAGTTACATAAAGGAAGTGGCCTATGA
- the cls gene encoding cardiolipin synthase codes for MTKLWRLIYSRTFIVLLLLGVTVGAVLWTVTSATALAPALLSVLQLFSILVAISVINRPMNASFKLTWLIFIIGIPIFGALFYFILQSNIETKRYRKTFKRQSLLLRQYGHTSHKVLNALAEQDKDQLKLAHYMNQYVGYALHANTDATYFSSGEAKFEALLRELRKAEKYIFMEYFIVDFGYMWDSILEILKEKAVQGVEVRFLYDGTNSLTLLPYTYYKTLRKYGIKAKVFSQIIPALSTVQNNRDHRKIAVIDGKVAFTGGVNIADEYINRKERFGHWKDAAIMVKGEAVANFTLMFLQMWNFNEKTQNNDLTYLKDHHDQEKAIVDSEGFFLPYGESPFDGDEVAKRVCLDMIQSATKYIYIMTPYLVLDDEMMDNLTYAAKRGVTVRLLLPHIYDKQSAYLAARTDFPTYLEAGVEIYEYTPGFVHSKVVLVDDKKATVGTVNMDFRSFYLNFECGLYIYKHRQVLADIHKDFEESFAKSERITLIDFARTYPWYKRFAGAFMKIIAPLL; via the coding sequence ATGACAAAGTTATGGAGATTAATCTATAGTCGTACTTTTATTGTTCTTTTATTGCTTGGAGTGACGGTTGGAGCTGTTTTATGGACTGTGACCTCGGCGACAGCATTGGCTCCAGCCTTGTTATCTGTTTTACAACTCTTTTCGATTCTTGTAGCGATTTCGGTCATCAACCGGCCTATGAATGCTAGTTTCAAGCTGACCTGGCTTATTTTTATTATTGGTATTCCCATTTTCGGCGCTCTTTTTTACTTTATTTTACAGTCCAATATTGAAACCAAACGCTATCGTAAGACGTTTAAACGGCAGAGTTTGTTGCTCCGCCAGTATGGACATACCTCTCATAAGGTACTAAATGCCCTTGCTGAGCAGGATAAGGATCAATTAAAATTAGCCCATTACATGAATCAGTATGTCGGCTATGCCCTTCATGCCAATACGGATGCGACCTATTTTTCATCTGGAGAAGCTAAGTTTGAAGCCTTGTTAAGGGAATTGCGCAAGGCCGAAAAATATATCTTCATGGAATATTTTATCGTTGATTTTGGCTATATGTGGGATTCTATCCTAGAAATTTTAAAGGAAAAGGCAGTTCAAGGTGTAGAAGTTCGTTTTTTGTATGATGGGACCAATTCCTTGACTTTGTTGCCCTATACCTATTATAAAACCCTGAGAAAATATGGTATTAAAGCTAAGGTCTTTTCTCAGATTATCCCAGCCTTATCCACTGTGCAAAACAATCGTGACCACCGAAAAATTGCGGTCATAGACGGAAAGGTGGCCTTTACTGGTGGTGTCAATATTGCAGATGAGTACATCAACCGCAAAGAGCGCTTTGGTCATTGGAAAGATGCCGCAATTATGGTCAAGGGAGAAGCGGTTGCCAATTTTACTCTCATGTTCTTGCAGATGTGGAATTTCAATGAAAAGACACAAAATAATGATTTGACCTACTTGAAAGACCACCATGACCAAGAAAAGGCAATCGTTGACTCAGAAGGCTTTTTCTTGCCCTATGGGGAGAGTCCATTTGACGGAGATGAAGTGGCAAAGCGTGTCTGCTTGGATATGATTCAGTCAGCTACAAAATATATCTATATCATGACCCCCTATCTTGTCTTGGATGATGAAATGATGGACAATTTGACCTATGCAGCCAAACGTGGGGTAACTGTCCGCTTGCTCTTGCCTCATATCTATGATAAGCAGTCGGCCTATCTGGCGGCTCGAACAGATTTCCCAACCTATCTGGAAGCAGGCGTTGAGATTTATGAATACACACCTGGATTTGTCCATTCTAAGGTCGTACTTGTTGATGATAAAAAAGCAACGGTTGGTACGGTCAATATGGATTTTCGTAGTTTCTATCTCAATTTTGAATGTGGTCTGTATATCTACAAACACCGTCAAGTCCTAGCAGATATTCACAAGGATTTTGAAGAATCCTTTGCTAAGTCAGAGCGTATTACCCTCATCGATTTTGCTCGAACTTATCCGTGGTATAAACGCTTTGCAGGCGCGTTTATGAAGATTATCGCTCCCCTCTTATAA